The Pleurodeles waltl isolate 20211129_DDA chromosome 6, aPleWal1.hap1.20221129, whole genome shotgun sequence genome has a segment encoding these proteins:
- the ELK4 gene encoding ETS domain-containing protein Elk-4 has product MSDPAMDSTITLWQFLLQLLQEPQHKHLICWTSSDGEFKLLQAEEVARMWGIRKSKPSMNYDKLSRALRYYYVKNIIKKVNGQKFVYRFVSYPDILTMDPMSLVKADEELEMGVKEVICCTRKDQENSSQEKLLLPSTKPSGRNDYIHSGLYSSFTLNSLGSSNATRIKSIKMENPAGKLAEKKTNTQETMPSVIKFVTTPYKRPVPAPFPEVSSGDNLPVSEESLPALEGLVPLKVTPPRTTPLANDTINSLSNSPLAVSAEQIPSHVPSPPPDSNSELVIDTDLDSAASQQLEHSQNLSPEVYEEVPYLLDRKEGSSHTARSKKPKGLELTPTLVVTGSDSSPLGILSPSLPTASLTPAFFSQTPILLTPSPLLSSIHFWSTLSPVAPLSPARLHGANTLFQFPSVFNSHGPLTLSNLEGPSTPGPFSPDLQKT; this is encoded by the exons ATGTCAGACCCTGCCATGGACAGTACTATCACCCTCTGGCAGTTCCTCCTTCAGCTTCTTCAGGAGCCCCAGCACAAGCACTTAATCTGCTGGACATCGAGCGACGGGGAGTTCAAACTGCTGCAGGCTGAGGAAGTGGCCCGGATGTGGGGAATCCGGAAGAGCAAGCCAAGTATGAACTATGACAAACTCAGCCGAGCTCTCCGCTACTACTATGTGAAG AATATTATTAAAAAGGTGAACGGACAGAAGTTTGTGTACAGATTCGTCTCATACCCAGACATTTTAACAATGGATCCCATGAGTCTAGTGAAAGCTGATGAAGAGCTCGAGATGGGTGTCAAAGAGGTGATCTGCTGTACCAGGAAAGACCAAGAGAATAGTTCCCAGGAGAAGCTTCTCCTGCCCAGCACCAAGCCTTCAGGCCGAAACGACTATATTCACTCTGGCCTGTACTCCTCCTTCACCCTCAATTCTCTAGGTTCATCCAATGCAACACGTATCAAGTCCATCAAAATGGAGAATCCCGCTGGGAAACTGGCTGAGAAGAAAACGAACACTCAGGAAACCATGCCATCAGTCATCAAGTTTGTGACAACGCCATACAAGAGGCCAGTGCCAGCTCCATTCCCAGAGGTGTCTTCTGGTGACAATTTGCCTGTGTCTGAGGAGTCTTTGCCAGCCTTGGAAGGTTTAGTTCCACTTAAAGTGACACCACCGAGAACAACCCCTTTGGCAAATGACACCATTAATTCTCTCTCAAACTCTCCTCTGGCTGTGTCTGCTGAACAGATCCCCTCGCAtgtcccttctcctcctcctgattcgAATTCCGAGCTGGTCATTGACACTGATTTAGACTCTGCAGCCTCGCAGCAGCTGGAGCACTCTCAGAATCTCTCCCCTGAGGTATACGAAGAGGTACCGTACCTGTTGGACAGAAAGGAAGGTTCCAGTCATACTGCCAGGTCCAAGAAACCCAAGGGGCTGGAGCTGACTCCAACTCTTGTTGTCACAGGCAGTGATTCAAGCCCGCTTGGGATCCTAAGCCCCTCCCTGCCCACAGCATCACTAACACCAGCATTTTTTTCACAG ACACCGATCCTGCTCACACCCAGCCCTCTCCTGTCCAGTATTCATTTCTGGAGCACACTCAGTCCTGTGGCACCACTGAGTCCAGCCCGGTTGCACGGTGCAAACACTCTATTCCAG